aaattaaaatatgaaagatactcagtattttgaagaaaaaaaaatactgttaagACTGTGTATATAGCTGTCATATCAAATTATCTCAAATATTCACATACTGgaatttgtgaaaaaaaaatagtgagtgatttaaagagaaaacaattgATTAATGTCAGGCGTATTTCCTGATGCACAAAACCGTTGGTCAAACTTTCCGATgtattcaacatttttttttcgTCTAAGCGGCGTTCTGTAGGAGTTCCGTGCTTGAACTGAAGTTAATGGTGCCAATAATTCGTTTTACTctagacaggaaaaaaatcctgggagAGTCTGGATGCGATCCCTTGAACCGGGAGTGCTGGGATGCAGCCGGGCAGGGTTTGTGTCCTGCGGGGCGGAGGGAGCGCGTTCCGCTTGCGGGGCAGAGCCGCGTTACCGAAGGGACCCGGAGCAATGCTGCGGGGCTCGGGGCGTTTATGAGAGCGCCCAGGAACCGTTCCCGGCGTTTCTCCAGCAGGGTTTTGTCCCCAGCCGAGGGGACAGCGTGGCGCGGGAGCCGCAGACACAGATGAAGGGGGTTGTTCCCTGCTCATctggggggaaactgaggcagcgCCGCCGCCAAGTGCCTCAGGTGACAACGTAGGATGGTTCCGCGCCCGGGAGCGGAAGGCGCTTCCCGAGCTGGTTTAGGAAGCGTTTGAAGCAGCCTCAGCGCAGGCTGCTGCCGGGGAGCGTTGCCGGTAACGGCGGTGCCGAACCGGAGCTGGCAAGCTGCGATCGGGCAGAGCCGAGCCCGGGGAGAGGGAGCGGCTGCAgccgccccctccccttccGCGCCCCCCTCTGCAGCTCGGGCACCCCTGGTCCCCTCCGCGTTGCTccgggaggcggcggcggggggcagAGGGGTCCCGGGGCAGCTTTGTCCCTGAGGGCTGTTTTAGGGACGGGGTTCGCCGGACTGACACTGCCCGGCACGCCGAGTCCGACTTTTAGCAACTGTGGATTTAGTACAAATACGCATCTagagagtatttttaaaagtctggtGATCAAAGCACTCGGAGCAGAGCGGGGCTGTGGGTACGAGGGGAAAACCTAAAGGCACCGGGCAGCCCAGGCGCTACGCGGTGCGCAGCTGCTGTGACCCTGGGGATTTGATACGCGTGTATTCCAGGTAGAGGTGCGGAACAGGGCGTGTGCGTGAGGCTGTGCGGCCCGGAGGGTCTCTGCGGCCAGAGGGAATCTCCCCTAACGCTGGATTTTCCCGAGCTCCCCCCCGGCTGCTGCGTAAGAGCATTAACGATTTCCACGGTCGCTGTAAACGGGGTTTTGAGGCCGCGGAAATTCCGCCGGGCGTTGCTGCGGGTCTGCCTGGGCTGCCCGCTTCTCCCGAAAGCCTccccccgccgcccgccccgcccgccTCCCActcgcccccccccctccccgcacACGGGGCGCGGGCCGCGCGGCCCCGCTAGGTGTCGCTGTTGCTCAAGGGTGGCTCTGAGGCGGGCGGGGCGGCGCGAGGCTCCCGGGATCCGGGGGCCGGCGCGGGTAAGGTCCGGTAGGGCGGCGGCTCCCCCCGTGGCACCGGGGAGCGTGAGGGCTGCTCCTAactttacttcttttttttttttttttttttttttttttttttttttttctctcctgtattttttttttttttttgttcggACACAGCTAATGTTAAAGACCCACGCGGAGCGCCTCCCTCCCGCCGGGAACGCAGCCGCTCGCGACGCTCCACAACCTCGGGGCCGCGCACCCCTCAGCGCCCGCGGGGCGCAGCGCCCAACCCCGTTCCCTGCTCCGTGCCACcgagcggcggggcggggcgggcggcgcggGGAGCGAGGCGATTGGCGGCCGGGGCTGACGGGCAGGCGCGCCCCGCCCCCTTGGCAATGTCTATCGCCCGCCGCGCGCCCCATGTAGGCAGTTATTCCACTGGGATAGAGCGGCCGGAGCGGCGGCGGCATGGCCGGGGTCCCGTTCTGCGCCCTCCTCCCGTTCCTTGTCGGCGTCTGCGGGGCCGTCACCGGCTCCCGGGTCTATCCCGCTAACGAAGGTGAGGCGCCGCGCGCGTCCCGCGCCCGGGCTCCGCGTTCCTTCGGCGGGGCGCTGAGGGAGCGTTGGGGGGAAAGTTCGGTGCCCCGCGCGCAGGCAGCGGACGGCGTCCCGCTCGCCCCTCTCCCTTCACGGCCCGGCCCGTCCCCTCGCCGCCGGGACCGCGTTGCCCCGGCCGGCGGCTGGGCGTCCGGCAGCGCTGACCCTCCCGAGCGGCGCTCCGGGGGCCGCCCGGGGCGGTGGCACAGGTGTCTCGGGGCGGAGCGGCTCCTGCCTTCCCCGCGCGTCCCCCTGTGCCGCCGCCGGTACCCtcggccgggccgggccgcgggGCGCAGCGCACCCACGAGCGGCGCCGCCGCGCCGGGGCGGCCCCGAGCCTGGAGGGCGGCTCATTAAACCGGTTCTCCCGGGAGCTCTGGCGGCTCCGTGCTGTTCCCCCGCGGCCGCGCCGCAGCTGGTCCTGCGGGACGGtgcggcggaggcggcggctCCCCGGGGGAAGCCCGCGGCCGTTCCGCGGTGCAGCCGGGCGGGCGGGGAGCGCCCGCTCCGCCGGGGATCCCCCCGCGGGGTCTACTGGGTGCCCGACCGTCCTTGGGGCCGGCCAGGCGAGCGCCCGTGGTGTTCCGGTCAGTGACAAAAATTTCTCACTCGTCTCTAATGTGCGGTAACGCTGGTCCCACCGTGGCCGGTGCCGTCTGCCCAGCGCGGGGCTGCGGCGCTCCCCGCTCTCGGTCCACCCGCCGGTGTCCCCCCCAAAGCGGGAGCGCTCCGAGGTGCCTCTGCCGAAAGTGTCTGGGAATTCGCTGCCCACCCCGCGCTTTGCCAGCAGCTTTAACGCGCGGAGGAAGGAGCGTGCGATTCCTCAGATCTAAACCAGAGAGTTTCAGATTATTTAAGGTACCGGTGCGGTCGGAAATAACATTTCCTTTCAAGTTGAAGGTGGATGCGATTGTGCTCCACACACATGGAAACGCTCAGGTAAACGATTTATTTTAGTACTGCCTTTTGGCAGCTGGAATTTAATCTATTTTGTTTGTACTTCTCTGCAGTTACCTTGCTGGATTCCAGATCAGTTCAGGGAGAACTGGGGTGGATAGCAAGTCCCTTGGAAGGAGGGGTAAGTTTTAAACCGCTATCTGATCAAAAGGGTAAAGGGGGTGATTAGTAACTTTCAGAGAGTCCTAATGGCTCGATTATTGTTGATTGTGGTGAGGAGGTCAGATTTCTTCCCTGGCTTACCAAGTGAATTACTCTTTGTTGGAGAAACTCTATACTCCCTTTGGATAGTTCTGTCACGGAAGAAGTGGAAACCAAAAGGGCAGAAAAGAGGTTTCAGAATTAGGAGATTGGTTGAGGCATAGGCTTAGATGCctatttaaaactgaaataccAACAAGAAATGTGATCTGTGACCGAACTGGCCTGTAGTTATTATATCTGCGGGCCGTCTCGGCTGGGAGATGTTCACAGCAATTGCTGTTCTATTTCTGGATGAAGGAGTAGGGATCAATATACAAGACGTTTCAGCATGACGGGACCATTGCCTTATTTCAGGATGTAAACATAGTATGTTTTGGTCTCTGAACAAATAAACCAAAGCCCCTAGTGCTGGGTGGTGATTCCTttgagtttctttttgtttacttttcgAAGAGAGGGTTGTAAGAGAAAATTTGATTGAATTCTCTGCCCAGTGGTGATGTGATGACATTAAAAGATTTGCACATCTGTCACTGGGGCTTAGAGCCCCTTTTCCTAGGGAGCTGCAGGCAAGGTATCTCTACTAATTTAGTTTTCTATTAGTGGATGGGCACCTTGCTGCTCCCTCATCTGTGCTTTGTCCTGCAGGGTGCCCAGGGCCTCTGTGGGGAACTCCCAAGAGCACTTAGACAATTGGTGGGATCTGGTGGAGACTGTACTTCATGGGAACTTTGGggatatacatatatatatatatatgttaggCTCTTTCTTCTGGACCTGTGCACAACAAAGCACTGGATTCTTCAGGAAACCTACAAACTTACTTTTTTGTGTGCGTTCCCCCTCGTAATTAGAAGAAGCAGAGCTAAGGAAACAGCAGCGAGCGGAAGGAATCCGGGGCTGTGTTGGTCAGTGATGCATTATGCATAAGCTCTGAATAACCATAAGACAGGAGAATGGGGAATTGTTTGCTCTCCCATTGTTGTCCTGGGTGAACTTGACTACAGTCCTGGCTTGTGCTCTGCCTGAGCATTCTGCTGTCCCCCAAACCCCCTCGGGTTTTCCAAAGAGCAGGGAAGTGATTGGCAGCCCTGTGGCAGCGCTGGCGGTGCAGTCACCGCTGATTGCAGGCAATTGCCCTCATCCTCTGACAGTGTGGAAAAGTACAGCTCTATCTCGGGGAGAGTCAGGCTTCCTTGTTAATCCTATACTCTGGAAAGGTCAGTTAATGAGTTTGGGTCTTTCATACATCTCTCCAAGGGATGTCTACACTGGATATTAAAATAGGATCTAAAGTACCAGCTTTAATAAGTCAGTAGTTGAATTGATACTCAGAGAACAGCTGTTTATTCTTAATGGCTGCTGGattccccatttccccccacGTTTTCCCTGAAAGAGCCATGGAAGCTCAAGAAAATGTGTGCTCCTATTGTGGACGTGACTTGTTTCACTAAACCTATATATGTGTGTTCTATTTTTAAGCTGGTAGTGAAAAATTTAAGAGTATGTGGACTGTCTCTGAAATACAGCACTtggaaagcatttattttaactcaaaatgctgcaggtttttttgaagcagcagaaataaactCCTTTATCTTCTCTGGAAGATTCAGTCCTTCAGTGCtagtttttctttaactgtGTGTACCTTTGTCTATTACACAAGATATTTTTCTGGATCTGTACCACACATTCTGAGGTGTGAGAGTTGTGTGGATAAGCTAAGCTGGAGATCAATGTAGCCATTTAGTAGTGACTAGCAGTAATTGAATATATAGGAGACCTGGAGGAATTAATGAATTGcattataaatataattaatgaTTTGCTCTTGTATTTCACAGTTGCAAAGCAGGTTTTATGCCCAGAATGTTTTACTCTGCATCATTAAACCGTGGGAAGAGTTGAATTATAAAACTCAATTTCAGCTTGAAAGTTAGAAGTTATAGCTTTTGACCACATATTTAGAGTTAGGAATCGTTTGCAGTGGCTGGAAATTTGGGGCTGTAGTTATTTTCAGCTCTGGCAGAAAGATGCActtatgtttgttttgtgtgtgtgtgtttatgaaTTAAGAATCCTGGCTCTATACATCTGTATGTCTGCCAGGAGACAGAAGCAGGTTGACAACCTGACCTGAAACTTGCTGAATTTAGCTGCAGCCTGTCCATTGACCTCAGCAATCTCTTTATTGAATCCTCTAGCAGCATCCCCCATTGTATGAATGTACTAAAGGAAATCCCATCAACAAGTATTATTtccctctgcttcttcctttctcttgtACCACACACAATATAGGTAGCATAGACAGTCTGAAGATAAGCAGAATGGAAAGTGATGGATCACAAAGACAATATTGTACCAGTAAACTGGCTCGGTGGCAGCTGTAAATTAAACAACTCTGTCTTCTTACTAACACCATGTTAGACTTTACATTGATAGATGActttttaagatttattttttccttttctgtggaaAGGAATGACATGCTGAGTATTGAttctccccccctccttcattttaatttgcagtTATCTCTAggcagcaaataaaataatattctttcTGCTCCTGGTGACTCATGGTGCTAACTACTGTCATTCTATAAACGGATTCAGCTAAGCTGGAatctttttaagtaaaaatcaCTTGCATAAGAGCAATCCTTGTGAGAAGAATTGAGGATATTATGCAAGAAGCCCCTTAACATTAAGAAGGCTTCTGTTTATCAAAGCCACGGCTTCAGTAGttctgaaaagcatttctggGAAGTCTCTTTAAAGTTACTACTGTTTTCCAAGAATAATTTTATACGCTTCATTGTATCATCTGCAAGCCCAGACAGTGTatcattatttaattattatttttttaagaagcatttttttgaTACTGAAGCACTATGGGACTTATGCTGGAAAGATATCTCATCCTAATGGCCGTATTTCCCCTCTGTCTCTCTATGACAAAAGCACAGTGATAGATTTTCTTCTGACTATGATAATCCTTCAAATAATCTTTCTCCAAAGCTGTTGCTGATGTGCGCTTCACTTTTATAACTTAATCATGATGAATTACTGAACTAGGGCCAGATCTCTTCTTCCCATACATTCCTTGGATTGTGTATATTGTTATTGTTTCATAGTTATGTTACCAGTTAGTTTGGCACTTCTGAAGATGCCTGGACTTGATTTAAGGGGTGTAAGTTTTGAAGCATAGTACTACCCTGATCTTTCAGCACTTACCCTCTCTGCTAACCATTTTGTGTTTTTGAGAATATTACTGTATCTATTTCCTCAGATTTCCTCGGGGACAAGATGTGTAATATCCCTTATTTTCTTACCTTCCCACTAATAAGAAACTGCAAAGTTATGGCTGTGTTTCTTGTAGGCAAATGCAGCTATCTCCTTACTCATCCTTCTATCTCTAAGTGCTACTCAACTCCAGGACCCAGTTCTCTGTAGGCATCTATTTCTGCCCAGCTCTGAAGCAAAGGCTGTTTGCAGAGTGTGACTGGGATGTTGCTACCCCAGGAAAGCTTGCAGAAATAATAAGGGGTGGCTTAAGGCTTAAATGTACACAGCAGTGATGTCAGAAATGGAGTTGTTGCGCTGACTCTGCCCTGTGTTTTTTGTGTGACTAAGTCCCAAGGTCTCACTCTTTGCTATTCTTAGGTACAGAGTAGGGTATATGTGTGTTCTGCCCTGTCTGCTACAGGGAAAACACCACAGTGTTGGTGTGCTGAGAGTTTGTGAAGTGCCACGTGTAGCCCTGAGCTAGGCTGGGTTCTGCGGGCTGAACAATTACACAGAGCAAGTCGAGATTCAGGGTGACTTTAAAATAGATGCTTGCTCCTTGAGGTGTTACTTGATGTGGAGAGTTTCCCATGAACAGGTTGTCCTTTTAATGTCCAAGTAGTTGAGGTCCTGCCTATGGTTTGGTCTGCTGGgttgtttgttgcttttcctCTAATGGAAAAAACACAGTCTCCTTATTAATTGTGGAAGTGCAGATTACGTTTGCTGTGAAGCTCTGTTGTTCCTTTTAATaatgatgtatttttcttcccttttccctctctgcagtgGGAGGAAGTAAGCATTATGGATGAGAAGAACACTCCAATCCGCACCTATCAAGTTTGCAATGTGATGGAGCCCAGTCAGAATAATTGGTTACGAACTGATTGGATTCCCCGTGAGGGGGCTCAGAGGGTTTATATTGAAATCAAGTTCACGCTAAGAGACTGCAACAGCCTGCCAGGTGTCATGGGAACTTGCAAAGAGACTTTCAACCTTTATTACTATGAATCAAACAACGACAAGGAACGTTTTATTCGAGAGAGCCAGTTTGCCAAGATTGACACCATTGCTGCAGATGAGAGTTTCACCCAGGTGGACATCGGTGACAGGATCATGAAGCTGAATACGGAGATACGGGATGTGGGACCGCTTGGCAAGAAGGGGTTTTACTTGGCTTTTCAAGATGTTGGTGCCTGCATTGCTTTGGTATCTGTTCGTGTCTTCTACAAGAAGTGCCCGTTGACAGTCCGAAACCTGGCACAGTTTCCTGACACCGTTACCGGGGCTGATACATCCTCTCTGGTGGAGGTCCGTGGCTCCTGCGTCAACAACTCAGAAGAAAAGGATGTGCCAAAAATGTACTGTGGGGCAGATGGCGAATGGCTGGTGCCCATTGGCAACTGTCTGTGCAATGCTGGCTATGAAGAACATAACGGTGAATGCCAAGGTAGGATGAACCATATTGTACTCTTCATTAGGGCTTAGTTGAATGCGTAATTGAATTGGGGATGAGAGTAAATGGAGTAGAGCCAGTAATTAGCAGCCCCTGTGGGATGCGGTGGGACAGAGGGATTTAATAAAGAAGTCCACTAGCTCCAGGTGGCAAGGCTAAGAATTATATAATGCAAAACAAATGATACTGCCATAATAGGCAGAAGGGGAAACACATTTTCTAGCAGGCGCCTGAATTTGAATTGGCTCACGACAGTGACCAAAATGTGAGTGACAGCAAAACAATGCAGCTGGGCTACTGTCCTTTGAAGAGACAAATCTTGAAAGTTATATCTGAAGTGACCTTTTTTAAGCACAGGAAATTCTGGCAAAGTTTCATTTGGATAATGCAATGGGGAAAGAACCAGTTGGGGAGGGGGAACAGGAGTTTTAGCTGGATTACTTCCCCTCTTTGAGAAGTGGAAGTCTTTGGTGTTTTACTTGTTGCAAATTTTTAGCACTAAATAAGCCTTTGATATTTGACACTGCTGcctttgttaaatattttcgTTTCTCAGAGGGTCTCTATTGTCAGTGTAATAATAGAGGTGCTAGGATACTCTTAGAAATGCTAGAAGTCTCCACCCCACCCTCCCACACACCCCATCCTGTGTGCTGCAGAATTAGGGATTAAAGTTTGTATAAAAGGCAGAttatctaaaaagaaaaaaaacctcaaaacctaTGTTCtcttcacctcctcttcctgGAAAAAGAAGTTGTAAAGGGTTAGAGAAAGAGATAAGGgagtttataaataaaatatcttaagCTTTATCTTCTGAACTCTTGCTCATCTAAGCATAAATTAAGATCAAACTCAAACGGATTCTTGCACAGGTCAGTGGGCTCAGTTTTGCTGTGTACTGAATTAAGATGCTCAACCCCATATTGCATTTGGACCTGTGCTTTTGGAAAAGCTTCTTCACAGTCAAATGACtttgcttcttgttttcttggtgTGTTTTTCTCCAggtcatttttttaatcttgcagGCTGAGAACAAGATAACAGAGCAAGTGACTGTCTGCTTTTATGCCAGAATCTTAGGGAACAGAGTCTTTTGGATgtcctgctttatttcttttaattgatTTAATTTACAATCCATACAAAATGCACCAAACttaagtttttggtttttattttaatcctgTGAGATGAAAGTTTGAAAACTTCTGTATTGTTAAACATACAAAACTATGGCTGTGGTATTgactgggtgctgctggggagaagcTCTTACCTTTTGTTAACTTCAGCTTGATAACTTGATAACTTCAGGGCAGAGCTTCTTGACACCTTTACAGCCTGGATTGTGAGTGAAGGAATTGAATGGGGATGTAAAAAAGCATCTTTGTTTATTGcacaaaaaattattctgccTTCTCTTAAAGGTCTGCTAGGTCGGTAATGGATCACTTTGACTGACAGAGATCTACCATTTTTCAGTGTCACTGGCCCAGACATGATGAGCTAATTGCCTAATAAATCCTGTGCTGTTCAAGGGAAATCTCTTAAGGTTTTGCCTGTGAGCATTGGTGACAGTGGGATGCTTTTTATGTTGGTGATGTTGGACTAGACCTTGGATGAAAGTCAGTTTAcctaccagctctcagctgtACCCGAGAAACTGTGTTCCCAAATAAAGGGAAGATGAGGTGATGCCATATTGACAAAGAAGACAGGAATGTTCTTTCTCTTGGGCTCCCTGAAGTGAAGTTGGCTTGTGGTAGTCATTTTGAGAGGATTTGAGCCAGCATGTAATTTGAAAGTGCTAAGCCCATTTCATCAGCTGTTATTTGTGGTTTCCTTTTCTCACATTTGCCATTCTTCATACAGAACAGTTTACTGGGAAGCTCTTCTCCATGAATTCATGAAGTTTACCAGAACTATGGAGCTTGTTCTCTGGTTTCCAGCGAGGCTGTTAAAGCAGTTTGGCCTTTGACACTGCTGAATGAGGCCTCCCCTTTTCTTAACCCACTTAACTTCAGAGTTCAGCAAATGTTCTGCTCTGGCAGGTTTttgaaggggaggaggaggaggatgaagtgGGGAGGATTCCTGTGGTTTTGGTACAGAgacttgggggtgggggaagagaCTTTGAGTTTGGGAAAAGCTGTAAAAGGGTACTGGGCTGGGACTGGAACTGGTGAGCAGGTTCCACCTCAATTGTTTTTCAATAGGTTGGCTGTGGCAGGACAAATACAAGGATAGGTCAGAGGTTGTCTGTTTCCTCATCCATCTTCCCCTGTGATCCTAGGGTCAGAGTAAGGATTGATTAAGATCTTAAATGTTTGACAAAAGCTCGGTGGGCTGAAATAGTTTTGTCCTGTGGGTTGGGGCTTTGCACTTGTTGAAGATCCATGGGAGATGTTGGAGCTCCCGGTCTTCTTTGGGGACTTGTCTTAAAGTTCTGGGGCAGATCACTGATGCCTAAAAGCTTCAAGATTGCTCAGtcttgtgatttttaaataatacttcTCTCTTGAGCTGCTTTTGCTTAATTTCTGACGTATGTGTGAAATGTAAGAGGAAGCCACTTCACAACTAAAGTAGTGTCTCTAGTGGGAGTTAATGACTTCCTGACCTTGAACAggtcatttttaaaatgtagtgtTGGTTGTTTAGAGGTGTTTGAATGCGATAACAAAAGGCTATTCTTATtctgactattttttttccagatgactATTTATGATAATTTTCTTACTGAACATATATGTGTACATACATGTATCCATAAGGGCAAACCCCAGAGCAAGAAGGGGAGAGAAGCCACTAGAGGAGAGTTAGTGTATTTTTTGAGGGGAAGCTTCACAAGAGTAATGCCATGAAACTGGCCCTTATCAGTGGAGATATTAGCTGAGCattcattattttcttacagGTGAATTTATAGCTATAAACTTGAtgctaaaaacaaaacaacaaaacatttttttgttattattatttattcttccCCAAACCTCTTTCACTAATGTC
The nucleotide sequence above comes from Heliangelus exortis chromosome 9, bHelExo1.hap1, whole genome shotgun sequence. Encoded proteins:
- the EPHA4 gene encoding ephrin type-A receptor 4 isoform X4, which gives rise to MAGVPFCALLPFLVGVCGAVTGSRVYPANEVTLLDSRSVQGELGWIASPLEGGWEEVSIMDEKNTPIRTYQVCNVMEPSQNNWLRTDWIPREGAQRVYIEIKFTLRDCNSLPGVMGTCKETFNLYYYESNNDKERFIRESQFAKIDTIAADESFTQVDIGDRIMKLNTEIRDVGPLGKKGFYLAFQDVGACIALVSVRVFYKKCPLTVRNLAQFPDTVTGADTSSLVEVRGSCVNNSEEKDVPKMYCGADGEWLVPIGNCLCNAGYEEHNGECQE